In one Oscillospiraceae bacterium genomic region, the following are encoded:
- the lexA1 gene encoding LexA repressor 1: MVQESSFGARLRALMEERGWSYEQLGAELGMNPQTLNRYVLGQREPKIGTATAMAMALEVDPLWLQGYDVPRRRASGAPGTPGRGAVVPILGVIRAGAPILAVEDIEGYAAAGVPDPEQHFYLRVTGDSMVNAGIQSGDLVLIRRQDAAESGQIVACLLDGADATLKRLRIQRDIAVLQPENPAYEPRIIPLKDFETGAARIVGVAVKLVRNL; the protein is encoded by the coding sequence ATGGTGCAGGAGAGCAGCTTTGGGGCCCGTCTGCGGGCGCTGATGGAGGAGCGGGGCTGGAGCTACGAGCAGCTTGGGGCCGAGCTGGGCATGAACCCCCAGACCCTAAACCGCTACGTGCTGGGCCAGCGGGAGCCCAAAATCGGCACCGCCACCGCCATGGCGATGGCCCTGGAGGTGGACCCTCTTTGGCTCCAGGGGTACGACGTACCCCGCCGCCGGGCGTCCGGGGCTCCGGGAACGCCGGGCCGGGGGGCGGTGGTGCCCATTCTGGGGGTGATCCGCGCCGGGGCGCCCATCCTGGCGGTGGAGGACATCGAGGGGTACGCCGCCGCCGGCGTGCCCGACCCGGAGCAGCACTTCTACCTGCGGGTCACCGGGGACAGCATGGTGAACGCCGGGATCCAGAGCGGGGATCTGGTGCTGATCCGGCGGCAGGACGCCGCCGAGAGCGGGCAGATCGTGGCCTGCCTGCTGGACGGGGCGGACGCCACCCTCAAGCGCCTGCGCATCCAGCGGGACATCGCCGTGCTCCAGCCGGAGAACCCGGCCTACGAGCCGCGGATCATCCCGCTGAAGGACTTTGAGACCGGCGCGGCCCGCATCGTCGGGGTGGCGGTGAAGCTGGTGCGGAACCTGTAA
- a CDS encoding RNA polymerase sigma-54 factor, with amino-acid sequence MELNMAQKQTQTLSPQMMQSMEILQMGSQELLEYIEDAVQENPVLEMEENYDKRDEFSDLKRKLEWLESTDAQNRYYHQQDSEDDTDPLSNYGGVENGEENLYHYVISQLRLLELPQDELRAAEFLVESLNGNGWLDEPLPALAAEAGLDEALLERALAAVQTLEPAGVGARNLSECLHLQLVRREPDNALALAIADNWLDALSKNRYGLISRELGAAPEAVRAACDLIRSLNPRPGTGFAARENLTYITPDIVVVSFPDHFELLTNDYFFPTLNISSYYTRLLKESDENEVKDYLTGKVRQAKWVVRSIEQRRSTLMECAKCILDKQEPFFRKGPGHLVPLSLADIAACVGVHESTVSRAVKDKYIQCSMGVYPLSYFFSRGLGAGASGGCDCSSPDAAKALLKKLIAGEDRRKPLSDQKLCDMMNAQGCALSRRTVAKYRDELNIPSTTGRKQYE; translated from the coding sequence ATGGAACTGAACATGGCGCAGAAGCAGACCCAAACCCTCTCTCCGCAGATGATGCAGTCGATGGAGATTCTCCAGATGGGCTCGCAGGAGCTGCTGGAATATATTGAGGACGCGGTGCAGGAAAACCCGGTGCTGGAGATGGAGGAGAACTACGACAAGCGGGACGAGTTCTCCGACCTCAAGCGCAAGCTGGAGTGGCTGGAGTCCACCGACGCCCAGAACCGCTACTACCACCAGCAGGACAGCGAGGACGACACCGACCCCCTGTCCAACTACGGCGGGGTGGAGAACGGGGAGGAGAACCTCTACCACTACGTGATCTCCCAGCTGCGGCTGCTGGAGCTGCCGCAGGACGAGCTGCGGGCGGCGGAGTTCCTGGTGGAGAGCCTCAACGGCAACGGCTGGCTGGACGAGCCCCTGCCCGCCCTGGCCGCCGAGGCCGGCCTGGACGAGGCGCTGCTGGAACGGGCGCTGGCGGCGGTGCAGACCCTGGAGCCCGCGGGCGTGGGGGCCCGGAACCTGTCCGAGTGCCTGCATCTGCAGCTGGTGCGGCGGGAGCCGGACAACGCGCTGGCCCTGGCCATCGCGGACAACTGGCTGGACGCCCTGTCCAAAAACCGCTACGGCCTCATCTCCCGGGAGCTGGGGGCCGCGCCCGAGGCGGTGCGCGCGGCCTGCGACCTGATCCGCTCCCTGAACCCCCGCCCGGGCACCGGCTTCGCCGCCCGTGAAAATCTGACCTACATCACCCCCGACATCGTGGTGGTCAGCTTCCCCGACCACTTCGAGCTGCTGACCAACGACTACTTCTTCCCCACCCTCAACATCTCCTCCTACTACACCCGGCTTTTGAAGGAGAGCGACGAGAACGAGGTGAAGGACTATCTCACCGGCAAGGTGCGCCAGGCCAAGTGGGTGGTGCGCTCCATCGAGCAGCGCCGCTCCACCCTGATGGAGTGCGCCAAATGCATCCTGGACAAGCAGGAGCCCTTCTTCCGCAAGGGCCCCGGCCACCTGGTGCCCCTGTCCCTGGCCGACATCGCCGCCTGCGTGGGGGTCCACGAGAGCACGGTGAGCCGGGCGGTGAAGGACAAGTACATCCAGTGCTCCATGGGGGTGTACCCCCTGAGCTACTTCTTCTCCCGGGGCCTGGGCGCGGGCGCGTCCGGCGGGTGCGACTGCTCCTCCCCCGACGCGGCCAAGGCCCTGCTGAAAAAGCTCATCGCCGGGGAGGACAGGCGCAAGCCCCTCTCCGACCAGAAGCTGTGCGACATGATGAACGCCCAGGGCTGCGCCCTGTCCCGGCGCACGGTGGCGAAATACCGGGACGAGCTGAATATTCCCAGCACCACCGGCAGAAAACAGTACGAATAA
- the pstS gene encoding phosphate ABC transporter substrate-binding protein, translated as MKKPLALLLSAVLCVGLFAGCTGIQGGAGIPAPQTQAPGSEAPATPAVLSGVVNTNGSTSMEKVIGSLAEAFMEGNGKVTVNYDPTGSGTGIQAVVDGTCDIGLSSRALKDTETGLTGTTVALDGIAIVVNPENPVADLSVEQIAGLATGEITNWKDVGGADAPVVFIGREAGSGTRDGFESITGTSEKCVYSQELTSTGDVIATVAGNPNAIGYASLSAVGDTVKALTVGGVQPTEATVLDGSYAIQRPFVLVTKQGEALTAAAQAFFDYALSAEAAPIVAAAGAVPVAK; from the coding sequence ATGAAGAAACCGCTTGCACTGCTGCTCTCCGCCGTCCTCTGCGTCGGCCTGTTCGCCGGCTGCACCGGCATCCAGGGCGGCGCCGGCATCCCGGCCCCCCAGACCCAGGCCCCCGGCTCCGAGGCTCCCGCCACCCCCGCCGTCCTGTCCGGCGTGGTGAACACCAACGGCTCCACCTCCATGGAGAAGGTCATCGGCTCCCTGGCCGAGGCATTTATGGAGGGCAACGGCAAGGTGACCGTGAACTACGACCCCACCGGCTCCGGCACCGGCATCCAGGCCGTGGTGGACGGCACCTGCGACATCGGCCTGTCCAGCCGCGCGCTGAAGGACACCGAGACCGGCCTCACCGGCACCACCGTGGCCCTGGACGGCATCGCCATCGTGGTCAACCCCGAAAACCCCGTAGCCGACCTGAGCGTGGAGCAGATTGCCGGCCTGGCCACCGGGGAAATCACCAACTGGAAGGACGTAGGCGGCGCGGACGCCCCCGTGGTCTTTATCGGCCGCGAGGCGGGCTCCGGCACCCGGGACGGCTTTGAGTCCATCACCGGCACCTCCGAAAAATGCGTGTACAGCCAGGAGCTGACCTCCACCGGCGACGTAATCGCCACCGTGGCGGGCAATCCCAACGCCATCGGCTACGCCTCCCTCTCCGCCGTGGGCGACACCGTGAAGGCCCTGACCGTGGGCGGCGTACAGCCCACCGAGGCCACCGTCCTGGACGGCAGCTACGCCATCCAGCGCCCCTTCGTGCTGGTGACCAAGCAGGGCGAGGCCCTCACCGCCGCCGCACAGGCCTTCTTCGACTACGCCCTGTCCGCCGAGGCCGCCCCCATCGTCGCCGCCGCCGGCGCGGTGCCCGTGGCGAAGTAA
- the pstC gene encoding phosphate transport system permease protein yields MRQKSARSALERFMNLVFLLCGLIAVGFVLFISIYLILSGLPAIREIGLVDFLFGRVWASTASQPKFGILPFILTSIYGTAGAIVLGVPVGFLTAVFLAKVAPPRVAGLVRPAVDLLSGIPSVVYGLIGMIVLVPAVRGWFNLPDGASLFAAILVLAVMILPSIISVSETALNAVPREYEEASLALGATHIETVFRVSVPAASSGIAASVVLGIGRAIGEAMAVMMVAGNVANMPSLFTSVRFLTTAVASEMSYSAGLQRQALFSIALVLFLFIMLINVALNLLLKRKKG; encoded by the coding sequence ATGAGACAGAAAAGCGCCCGCAGCGCCCTGGAGCGCTTCATGAACCTGGTTTTCCTCCTCTGCGGCCTGATCGCCGTGGGCTTCGTGCTCTTCATCAGCATCTACCTGATCCTCTCCGGCCTGCCCGCCATCCGGGAGATCGGGCTTGTGGACTTCCTCTTCGGCCGGGTGTGGGCCTCCACCGCCTCCCAGCCCAAATTCGGCATCCTCCCCTTCATCCTCACCTCCATTTACGGCACCGCCGGGGCCATCGTCCTCGGGGTGCCGGTGGGCTTCCTCACCGCGGTGTTCCTGGCCAAGGTGGCCCCGCCCAGGGTGGCCGGGCTCGTCCGCCCGGCGGTGGACCTGCTCTCCGGCATCCCCTCGGTGGTATACGGCCTCATCGGCATGATCGTGCTGGTGCCCGCGGTGCGCGGCTGGTTCAACCTGCCAGACGGGGCCAGCCTCTTCGCCGCCATCCTGGTGCTGGCCGTGATGATCCTGCCCTCCATCATCAGCGTCAGCGAGACCGCCCTCAACGCCGTGCCCCGGGAGTACGAGGAGGCCAGCCTCGCACTGGGCGCCACCCACATCGAGACGGTGTTCCGGGTGTCCGTCCCGGCGGCCTCCAGCGGCATCGCCGCGTCGGTGGTGCTGGGCATCGGCCGGGCCATCGGCGAGGCCATGGCCGTCATGATGGTGGCGGGCAACGTGGCCAACATGCCCTCCCTGTTCACCAGCGTGCGCTTTCTCACCACCGCCGTGGCCAGCGAGATGTCCTACTCCGCCGGGCTCCAGCGCCAGGCCCTGTTCTCCATCGCCCTGGTGCTCTTCCTTTTCATCATGCTCATCAACGTGGCGCTCAACCTGCTGCTCAAGCGGAAGAAGGGCTAG
- the pstA gene encoding phosphate transport system permease protein PstA has protein sequence MESERRNGILMQTESISLRRRVYDRGLRSLLYLSAALTVALLVFLIGYIFVRGLPHVSWGLLSTKPSYLKDTIGILPNILNTVYVVAVTLLLALPLGVGAAVYLTEYAKNRRLVSAIEFATETLSGIPSIIYGLVGMLFFCQFLSLGTSLLAGSLTLVVMTLPTIIRTTQESLKTVPQSFREGALGLGAGKWHMIRTIVLPSSVDGIVTGCILSIGRIVGESAALLFTAGFGVTLNDFFTGMRSSGATLTVSLYMYAKERGEFEVAFAIAAILMVLTLVINLSAKLLGRRLKKT, from the coding sequence TTGGAATCTGAACGAAGGAATGGTATACTGATGCAAACGGAATCAATTTCCCTCCGGCGGAGGGTCTACGACCGGGGGCTGCGCTCGCTGCTGTACCTGAGCGCCGCGCTGACGGTGGCCCTGCTGGTCTTTCTCATCGGCTACATCTTCGTGCGGGGCCTGCCCCACGTGAGCTGGGGGCTGCTGTCCACCAAGCCCAGCTACCTCAAGGACACCATCGGCATCCTGCCCAACATCCTCAACACGGTGTACGTGGTGGCGGTGACCCTGCTGCTGGCCCTCCCCCTGGGGGTGGGCGCGGCGGTCTACCTCACCGAGTACGCCAAAAACCGCCGCCTGGTCTCCGCCATCGAGTTCGCCACCGAGACCCTCTCCGGCATCCCCTCCATCATCTACGGCCTGGTGGGCATGCTCTTCTTCTGCCAGTTCCTCAGCCTGGGCACCTCCCTGCTGGCCGGGTCCCTGACCCTGGTGGTCATGACCCTGCCCACCATCATCCGCACCACCCAGGAGAGCCTGAAAACCGTGCCCCAGTCCTTCCGGGAGGGGGCGCTGGGCCTGGGCGCGGGCAAGTGGCACATGATCCGCACCATCGTGCTGCCCTCCTCGGTGGACGGCATCGTCACCGGGTGCATCCTCTCCATCGGGCGCATCGTGGGTGAGTCGGCCGCCCTGCTGTTCACCGCGGGCTTCGGCGTCACCCTCAACGACTTCTTTACCGGGATGCGCAGCTCGGGGGCCACCCTCACCGTGTCGCTGTACATGTACGCCAAGGAGCGGGGGGAGTTCGAGGTGGCCTTCGCCATCGCCGCCATCCTCATGGTGCTCACCCTGGTCATCAACCTGAGCGCCAAGCTGTTGGGCAGGCGCCTTAAGAAAACGTAG
- the pstB3 gene encoding phosphate import ATP-binding protein PstB 3, which yields MEHEIILSARGLDLYYGANQALKNVNIDIPEHQVTALIGPSGCGKSTFLKTLDRMNDLIPGVRITGTVDYRGRDIYGPGVDVTELRRQIGMVFQKPNPFPMSIYDNIAYGPRTHGVRAKNKLDDIVESSLRGAAIWDEVKDRLKKSALSLSGGQQQRICIARALAVEPDILLMDEATSALDPISTSKIEDLISDLKSRYTIVIVTHNMQQATRVSDKCAFFLLGELIEFGDTTQLFTVPRDKRTEDYITGRFG from the coding sequence ATGGAACATGAAATTATCCTGTCCGCCCGCGGGCTGGATTTATACTACGGGGCCAATCAGGCCCTGAAAAACGTGAACATCGACATACCCGAGCACCAGGTCACCGCCCTCATCGGCCCCTCGGGCTGCGGCAAGTCCACCTTTTTAAAGACCCTGGACCGTATGAACGACCTCATTCCCGGCGTGCGCATCACCGGCACGGTGGACTACCGCGGGCGGGACATCTACGGCCCCGGCGTGGACGTGACCGAGCTGCGCCGCCAGATCGGCATGGTCTTTCAAAAGCCCAACCCCTTCCCCATGAGCATCTACGACAACATCGCCTACGGCCCCCGCACCCACGGCGTGCGCGCCAAAAACAAGCTGGACGACATCGTGGAAAGCTCCCTCCGGGGGGCCGCCATCTGGGACGAGGTGAAGGACCGGCTCAAGAAGTCCGCACTCTCCCTCTCCGGCGGGCAGCAGCAGCGCATCTGCATCGCCCGGGCCCTGGCCGTGGAGCCCGACATCCTGCTGATGGACGAGGCCACCAGCGCCCTGGATCCCATCTCCACCTCCAAGATCGAGGACCTTATCTCGGATCTGAAGAGCAGGTACACCATCGTCATCGTCACCCACAACATGCAGCAGGCCACCCGCGTCAGCGACAAGTGCGCCTTTTTCCTGCTGGGGGAGCTCATTGAGTTCGGGGACACCACGCAATTGTTCACCGTGCCCCGCGACAAGCGCACCGAGGACTACATCACCGGGAGGTTTGGATAA
- a CDS encoding phosphate transport system regulatory protein PhoU, with protein MRKTFDAELLELGTEMIDMAAAAEDAIDVVTASLTADDGEAARAAIEMTRSMDQMERDIENRCLRLLLQQQPVARDLRTISAALKMVTDLQRIGDQCANIAEISLLLSRGRGRKDLAHIRTMSQKAGVMVKRAIYAYVNRDKEAAQAVIALDDGVDALFQTVKAELVELIVSSREQADQAIDLIIIAKYLERIADHAVNIAQWAIYCVTGELVAAN; from the coding sequence ATGCGAAAGACGTTCGACGCCGAGCTGCTGGAGCTGGGCACGGAGATGATCGACATGGCGGCGGCGGCCGAGGACGCCATCGACGTGGTCACCGCCTCCCTCACCGCCGACGACGGCGAGGCGGCCCGCGCCGCCATCGAGATGACCCGCAGCATGGACCAGATGGAGCGGGACATCGAAAACCGCTGCCTGCGGCTGCTGCTGCAGCAGCAGCCCGTGGCCCGGGACCTGCGCACCATCTCGGCGGCGCTGAAAATGGTCACCGATTTGCAGCGCATCGGGGACCAGTGCGCCAACATCGCGGAGATCTCCCTGCTGCTCTCCCGGGGCCGGGGCCGCAAGGATCTGGCCCATATCCGCACCATGAGCCAGAAGGCGGGCGTGATGGTCAAGCGGGCCATCTACGCCTACGTCAACCGGGACAAGGAGGCCGCCCAGGCGGTCATCGCCCTGGACGACGGGGTTGACGCGCTCTTCCAGACCGTCAAGGCCGAGCTGGTGGAGCTTATCGTCAGCAGCCGGGAGCAGGCCGACCAGGCCATCGACCTCATTATCATCGCCAAATACCTGGAGCGCATCGCCGACCACGCGGTGAACATCGCCCAGTGGGCCATCTACTGCGTCACCGGCGAGCTGGTGGCGGCAAACTAA
- the phoB gene encoding DNA-binding response regulator, protein MSRTIAVVEDDESIREMLRYYFGSVGYGVRAYESGEAMLEGEADAKDAPVLYILDIMLPGMDGLEVLRRLRAGRGTRQAPVIMLTARTAEMDRVAGLESGADDYVVKPFGIMELQARVKAVLRRTQQESGGLISCGDLEIDPAAREVRRAGRQVELTYKEFELLRLLCTHRGVALTRDEILQSVWDYDYTGETRTVDMHVKALRQKLGEDVVTTVRGVGYKMS, encoded by the coding sequence ATGTCCAGAACCATCGCCGTGGTGGAGGACGACGAGAGCATCCGCGAGATGCTCCGCTACTATTTCGGCTCCGTGGGCTACGGCGTGCGGGCCTACGAGTCGGGGGAGGCCATGCTGGAGGGGGAGGCGGACGCCAAGGACGCCCCCGTCCTATACATCCTGGACATCATGCTCCCCGGCATGGACGGGCTGGAGGTCCTCCGCCGCCTCCGCGCCGGGCGGGGCACCCGCCAGGCGCCCGTCATCATGCTCACCGCCCGCACCGCCGAGATGGACCGGGTGGCCGGGCTGGAGAGCGGCGCGGACGACTACGTGGTCAAGCCCTTCGGCATCATGGAGCTCCAGGCCAGGGTGAAGGCCGTGCTGCGCCGCACCCAGCAGGAGAGCGGCGGGCTTATTTCCTGCGGCGATCTGGAGATCGACCCCGCCGCCCGGGAGGTGCGCCGGGCCGGGCGGCAGGTGGAGCTGACGTACAAGGAGTTCGAGCTGCTGCGCCTGCTGTGTACCCACCGGGGCGTGGCCCTGACCCGGGACGAGATCCTCCAGTCGGTGTGGGACTACGACTACACCGGCGAGACCCGCACCGTGGACATGCACGTCAAGGCCCTGCGCCAGAAGCTGGGTGAGGACGTGGTCACCACCGTGCGCGGCGTGGGCTACAAAATGAGTTGA
- the phoR gene encoding PAS domain-containing sensor histidine kinase — protein sequence MKRRLIGATLLTVVAALLISNAVGIWMFRSREMSAARENLHELLILMDAQSQITNPQGVAEQFMQAAPEKRLTIIDTDGAVVADTEADPQALDGHGDRPEVATAQAAGWGEATRHSATLKTDMFYVARRFTDGMVGRAAMPLSSIDSLVWNGAAAFVAASLAALLLALALSSRMAQRVLEPLNVVGSALQGVLDGTHVPALEEYRADDELRPILRYIDKLMERLSGYIGSITAERDKVSLILDCMDEGLILLDEEGNILASNRAARTLFGMSDGEDGGSLLLFIHSRRLKAAIQETRERTAPVVLDVDDPSGGGATLRMFFSPVSGRTYEGERVGTSILISDVTELKKAEGIRSEFTANVSHELKTPLTSIKGFTDMLCSGMVTSQEDQKRFFSMIGVEVDRLIELINDILKLSELEAVAIDQGGESAPVLATAREAVQLLSPNADARKVALSVSGGECMAALPAARLKELLINLAENGVKYNEPGGKVDILVEKAGNSARVTVSDTGIGIPEEARERVFERFYRVDRGRARKNGGTGLGLAIVKHITALYGGTIRLESVMGEGSTFIITLPLAQEGQ from the coding sequence ATGAAAAGACGATTGATTGGGGCCACCCTGCTCACCGTGGTGGCGGCCCTGCTGATCTCCAACGCGGTGGGCATCTGGATGTTCCGCAGCCGGGAGATGTCCGCCGCCCGCGAGAACCTGCACGAGCTGCTGATCCTCATGGACGCCCAGAGCCAGATCACCAACCCCCAGGGGGTGGCGGAGCAGTTCATGCAGGCCGCGCCGGAAAAGCGCCTGACCATCATCGACACCGACGGCGCCGTGGTGGCCGACACCGAGGCCGACCCCCAGGCGCTGGACGGCCACGGGGACCGGCCCGAGGTGGCCACCGCCCAGGCCGCCGGCTGGGGGGAGGCCACCCGCCACTCCGCCACCCTGAAAACCGACATGTTCTACGTGGCCCGCCGCTTTACCGACGGCATGGTGGGCCGGGCCGCCATGCCCCTGTCCTCCATCGACAGCCTGGTGTGGAACGGCGCGGCGGCCTTCGTGGCGGCCTCTCTGGCCGCCCTCCTGCTGGCCCTGGCCCTGTCCAGCCGGATGGCCCAGCGGGTGCTGGAGCCGCTGAACGTGGTGGGCTCCGCCCTCCAGGGCGTGCTGGACGGCACCCACGTCCCCGCCCTGGAGGAGTACCGGGCGGACGACGAGCTGCGGCCCATCCTGCGGTACATCGACAAGCTGATGGAGCGCCTGAGCGGCTACATCGGCTCCATCACCGCCGAGCGGGACAAGGTGAGCCTTATTCTGGACTGCATGGATGAGGGGCTGATCCTCCTGGACGAGGAGGGCAACATCCTGGCCAGCAACCGGGCGGCCCGCACCCTGTTCGGCATGTCCGACGGGGAGGACGGGGGCAGCCTGCTGCTCTTCATCCACTCCCGCCGCCTCAAGGCCGCCATCCAGGAGACCCGGGAGCGCACGGCTCCCGTGGTGCTGGACGTGGACGACCCGTCCGGGGGCGGGGCCACCCTGCGCATGTTCTTCTCCCCGGTCAGCGGGCGCACCTACGAGGGGGAGCGGGTGGGCACCTCCATCCTGATCTCCGACGTGACCGAGCTGAAAAAGGCGGAGGGCATCCGCAGCGAGTTCACCGCCAACGTCTCCCACGAGCTCAAGACCCCCCTGACCAGCATCAAGGGCTTTACCGATATGCTCTGCTCCGGCATGGTCACCTCCCAGGAGGACCAGAAGCGCTTTTTTTCCATGATCGGTGTGGAGGTGGACCGGCTCATTGAGCTTATCAACGACATCTTGAAGCTCTCCGAGCTGGAGGCGGTGGCCATCGATCAGGGCGGCGAATCCGCCCCCGTGCTCGCCACCGCACGGGAGGCCGTCCAGCTCCTCTCCCCCAACGCGGACGCGCGGAAGGTGGCGCTGTCGGTCTCCGGCGGGGAGTGTATGGCCGCCCTGCCCGCCGCGCGGCTCAAGGAGCTGCTGATCAACCTGGCGGAAAACGGCGTCAAGTACAACGAGCCGGGCGGAAAGGTGGACATTCTGGTGGAAAAAGCGGGCAATTCCGCCCGCGTCACCGTGTCCGACACCGGCATCGGCATCCCAGAGGAGGCCAGAGAGCGGGTGTTTGAGCGCTTCTACCGGGTGGACAGGGGCCGGGCGCGGAAAAACGGCGGCACCGGCCTGGGGCTGGCCATCGTCAAGCACATCACCGCCCTCTACGGCGGCACCATCCGCCTGGAGAGCGTTATGGGCGAGGGCTCCACGTTTATCATCACCCTTCCACTGGCCCAGGAAGGGCAGTAA
- a CDS encoding transposase, with the protein MNRSSYYKWRHRKKSVRELENEGLLQELGEIYSQYNGTYGYRRLTDEYNSRHEKNYNVKRIHRLTKAVGLMAVIRRRKPEYYSSRPEVTAENILNRDFAALRPNEKWLTDVTEMKYGNGERLYLSAIMDLKGRDIVSYVIGRSNNNALVFKTFDQAVMKYPEAHPIFHSDRGFQYTNRLFRVKLDAAGMTQSMSRVGRCIDNGPMEGFWGILKCEMYYLRRFETYSQLKTAIEGFIYFYNHQRRQHKLHCMAPATYRCLLERIA; encoded by the coding sequence TTGAACCGTTCCAGCTATTACAAGTGGCGGCATCGTAAAAAGAGCGTGCGGGAACTTGAAAATGAGGGCCTTTTACAAGAGCTTGGTGAAATTTACAGCCAATACAATGGAACTTACGGGTATCGTCGTCTGACAGATGAATATAACAGCAGACACGAAAAGAATTACAACGTTAAGCGTATCCACAGACTTACGAAAGCAGTGGGGTTAATGGCCGTGATACGCAGAAGGAAACCGGAGTATTACAGCTCCAGGCCAGAGGTAACAGCCGAAAATATCCTCAACCGCGATTTCGCAGCCCTACGCCCCAACGAGAAGTGGCTGACCGATGTAACGGAGATGAAATACGGGAACGGGGAGCGGCTTTATCTGAGCGCCATAATGGACCTTAAGGGGCGGGATATTGTCTCTTATGTGATTGGCCGCAGCAATAATAATGCACTTGTTTTCAAGACCTTTGATCAGGCCGTGATGAAGTATCCGGAGGCCCATCCTATTTTTCACAGCGACCGTGGCTTTCAATATACCAACCGCCTGTTTAGGGTAAAGCTGGATGCGGCGGGCATGACGCAAAGTATGTCCCGGGTAGGTCGCTGTATTGATAACGGACCGATGGAAGGCTTCTGGGGGATTCTAAAGTGTGAGATGTACTATTTAAGGCGCTTTGAAACCTATTCCCAGCTGAAAACCGCAATCGAGGGGTTCATTTACTTTTACAATCATCAACGACGGCAGCACAAGCTGCATTGTATGGCGCCGGCGACATACCGTTGCCTACTTGAGAGAATCGCATAA
- a CDS encoding transposase, giving the protein MYKGKYPPEEKAKAVESILRGESTQGQVAEALGLHKSTVQGWIHIYKTFGVSGLLPKEHAQVLSNRVKKQAVEAYLQGGGSLGDICKKYGIRTKSSLLCWIEDYNSHMEFRAPSTNGAHRSEIYMTKGRVTTQAERIEIVSYCMDHGKDYAAAIEKYHVSYSQIYSWVKKFRQSGIKGLEDRRGKKRIAVEMTELEQLRVENHLLKKQNKRVELENIVLKKLKDLEGRGY; this is encoded by the coding sequence GTGTATAAAGGAAAATATCCGCCGGAAGAAAAAGCAAAGGCCGTAGAAAGCATATTACGCGGGGAATCGACGCAAGGCCAAGTGGCTGAAGCGCTTGGCCTGCATAAATCCACGGTCCAAGGCTGGATTCATATCTACAAAACATTTGGAGTCTCCGGACTGCTTCCAAAAGAGCACGCCCAGGTTTTGAGCAATCGCGTAAAGAAACAGGCTGTGGAAGCATACTTGCAGGGGGGCGGAAGTCTAGGCGACATTTGCAAAAAGTATGGGATACGTACAAAAAGCTCTTTGCTGTGCTGGATAGAGGATTATAATAGTCATATGGAGTTTCGGGCACCCAGTACAAACGGCGCCCATAGGAGTGAGATCTATATGACAAAAGGCAGGGTTACAACGCAAGCTGAACGCATCGAAATTGTCAGCTACTGTATGGATCATGGAAAGGATTACGCGGCTGCCATAGAAAAGTATCACGTGAGTTACAGTCAAATCTACTCATGGGTCAAAAAGTTTAGGCAATCTGGGATCAAGGGGCTTGAGGACCGGCGAGGGAAGAAAAGAATTGCCGTTGAAATGACGGAGCTCGAACAACTGCGGGTAGAAAACCATCTTCTCAAGAAGCAAAATAAGAGAGTAGAATTGGAGAATATTGTCCTAAAAAAACTCAAAGACCTGGAAGGGAGGGGATACTGA
- a CDS encoding ribbon-helix-helix domain-containing protein — MAESILVNRTRFTSSLKNELAPKLNKLSEQTRIPKSRLLDEAIEDLLKKYEKRLADD, encoded by the coding sequence ATGGCTGAATCGATATTGGTGAACCGCACTCGTTTTACTTCATCCCTAAAAAACGAACTGGCTCCCAAACTCAATAAACTATCCGAACAGACCCGCATCCCCAAGTCCCGCCTTTTGGACGAGGCCATTGAAGATTTACTCAAAAAGTACGAAAAGAGGCTGGCTGATGATTAA